Sequence from the Pseudocalidococcus azoricus BACA0444 genome:
CCATTGGCAAGACCAGGAACCATAGCCGAGGCGAGCCTGTTGGGCCAGGGTTAGCTCCTCCAATGTCCGAAAGGTCAGGAAAATAAACCGATACATTAACAGCATTAAATCAGCCAGCACCATCGGCAACCGCCAGGCCCGCCACACCTGTAACAGGTCGGTGATGGGAGTCGTACAGAGGATAAATAAAAATGCGGTCATGGCGGCCAAGGAACGACAAAGAATGATCCAGGCCTGGGTAATTCCCTGCTGGCTGAGATAACTATACCAACCGCCCCAAGGCATCCCCACAAGAGCATCTGAACCGACTTGGGGCCAAGCTGCCAGCGGGACACTATTGATCACTAATGCCACCAGGCCCACCAGTAAGAACCCAGAGGCAATGCTCAGTAACCGGACATAGAGGCAACTTGGGATCCCCCCATAGACCAGAATCCAAACACTGACCCAGGCCAAGCAAAGTAACTGCACCGGCCAATGGGAGAGGAAAACTAAAATTAAAATTCCCAGGCCAAAGCCTAATTTTTGCTGGGGTGGCAAATGACGTAAACGATTTTGATGGGCCAGGGTATCTAGATGGAGATGGGTTCCCACAGCAATACAGTTACAACCTAGGAGTGAAGTTATTGTAGTTTAGAGCCTTTAGGCAGAGATACAGTCCCTGGCCCAAAACTCTGGGTCAATATCTAAAACCCGCTCTAAATTCCGGGTCTAGCCCTCTTCAACGGTTAAGTTAAAGGGTTAAAACCCTGGCCAACAATCCCACCAGAGCTTGGGGCCTAGGAACCACCACCGACAACCATATAGGCAAGAGCACCACTGTCATAATAGGGCTGATAAATCACACCACTACAGTCAAAGTATTGGGAACCATCTTGGGTAAAGGCCTGGCATCCCTCTGGCAAGTAAGAGACAACGGCCCCCACGGGTGGTGCAACAACAATATAGGAACTGCCCTGCTGGGTTAAATACACCCCATCCGAGTAGATGTAAGGATTGCCGCCCACATAGATATTGGTGTAGTAGGGAGGGGCTGAATTGATTGCTGCTCCAATGGCCAACCCACCAGCAAAGGCTGCGGCCCCCCAACCCCAACCCGGTGGGACATAATAGCCGCCACCATACCAACCACCTCCCCGCCAGGCCCCGCCCGTATTCACTGCTGTGTTGCGATTGATATTTGTAGTGCGATCAATATTAACCTCGTTACCGCTGATGTTATTGACCGTATTGCCGCCCCGATTGGTGACGCTACCAGAATTAATATTGCCGGGGGTACGGTTGCCAACGTTAGTAATATTTCCAGGGGTGCGATTGATGTCCCCACCAGGTTGAGTTCCAGGCCGGTTAATGGTTCCGGGATTAGAGGGGCGATTGGCCGTTCCCGGATTAGACGGACGGTTAATGGTTCCAGGGTTAGAAGGCCGAGTCGCAGTACTGGGATTAGAGGGGCGTGTTGTTGGCCGGCTACCAAAGTTACCCGAGTTTTGCAGGTTGCCGGAAAAATTTCCAGATTGGCGAACATTTGCGCTCCGGCCACTACTCCCGACACTGCCACGATTGACACTTCCCCCAGAGGGCCGTCCACCCCCCCCAGGCCTGGCTTGAACCACTAATCCGACTCCCATATTGGTCACAATCAGAAAAGTGGCGAACAAAATTGTGAGGGGAATATCGCGGCGAGACATAGACAGAGGAAAGTCATGAGGATACTTTTATTAGAGCCTATGGAAATTATTTCAGGCCTGGTTTCAGCACTAAACTTGATGAAATTAGAAATAACTTAATGGATGCATTTTACCGAACCAATGACAGCCACAATTGCCACCTCTACTTTTCACTGCCTCAAGGGAAACCAGGCCAGGCTTGGCAAGAACGTGGTAGATCTGAACCCATCCCCATCCTCAATGTCCATGACCTCAGAACTGCGATCCGAACTACTCCAACTTCTCCGCACCCAGGCCTATCGGGAGGGAGATTTCACCCTTTCATCTGGACAAAAAAGTAGCTACTACATCAACTGCAAACCCGTGACACTCTCTGCGAGAGGAGCCTTATTGGTGGGCCGGTTGCTGTTGGCCGAATTACCCCCTAGTACCCAGGCCGTAGCAGGTCTCACCCTCGGGGCAGATCCAATTGTGACGGCGGTGAGCGTGGTTTCGGCCTATGAATATCCCCCAGCCGCCCAATTACCTGCCTTGATTATTCGTAAAGAAACAAAATCCCATGGAACCCGCGCCTATATTGAGGGTCCGGTTTTGCCTGCGGGGACTGAAATTGCCGTGCTCGAGGATGTGGTCACCACGGGGGGATCGGCTCTGAAGGCGGTAGAACGGCTCCGGGAGGCTGGCTATGGGGTCAAGCTAGTTTTGGGAATTGTCGATCGCGACTGTGGTGGACAAGAGCTATTTGCTAACCATGGGCTGGACTTTAAGGCGTTGTTTACAATTGGCGAGTTCCAAACCCGTTGAGTCACCGTAACCATTGATGGAACCTATGGAAACGTCAGGAAACTAACAAAGTCGGCCGGGGAAAACGACTCCAGTTCTTGGGATACACTAATGATCTAAGGGAAATTTATTATTGCTGGCTTTAATTTGCGGGCCAAGTGATTTCCCAGGCCTGGTTTGGAGGTTAATCCGTGATTTGTCCTGATAGTCCCGTCATTTTATCGGTGCGTGAGTTAACCGCAGATGTGGAAGATACCCCGATTCTCAAGGGCTTAAATCTAGAAATCCGGGCTGGGGAGGTCCATGCCATTATGGGGCCGAACGGTTCTGGGAAAAGCACCTTCTCCAAAATTCTCGCCGGCCATCCAGACTATACCGTCACGGGTGGTGAAGTGATTTATCAGGGGCAAAATCTGCTCGAACTACCACCGGAAGCACGGGCTAGGGCAGGGGTGTTTTTGGCCTTTCAATATCCCCTCGAAATTCCGGGGGTCAGCAATCTGGATTTCTTGCGGGTGGCCTATAATGCCAAGCGGAAACATCAGGGCCTGGAAGAATTGGATATTTTTGACTTTGATGATTTAGTCCGTCAACGCCTCGAAGTGGTGAAATTGGATCCCAGCTTCCTCAATCGGGGCGTGAACGAGGGCTTTTCCGGGGGTGAGAAAAAACGCAATGAAATCCTCCAAATGGCTCTGTTAGAACCCACCTTGGCAATTTTGGATGAAACCGACTCCGGCCTGGATATTGATGCGCTGCGAATTGTCGCCAACGGGGTGAATCACCTGGCAACAGCGGAGAATGGCATTCTTTTGATTACCCACTATCAACGCTTACTGGATTACATTGTGCCTGACTATGTTCATGTGATGGAAGCAGGGCGAATTATCCTCACT
This genomic interval carries:
- the cbiQ gene encoding cobalt ECF transporter T component CbiQ; its protein translation is MGTHLHLDTLAHQNRLRHLPPQQKLGFGLGILILVFLSHWPVQLLCLAWVSVWILVYGGIPSCLYVRLLSIASGFLLVGLVALVINSVPLAAWPQVGSDALVGMPWGGWYSYLSQQGITQAWIILCRSLAAMTAFLFILCTTPITDLLQVWRAWRLPMVLADLMLLMYRFIFLTFRTLEELTLAQQARLGYGSWSCQWHSVKLLGGQLLIRSLQNYQAFSLGLATRGFTGEFQVWTGRQYRFSARYGWEASLGGLILIGLEIGYRYHRGRGWHF
- a CDS encoding DUF6515 family protein; the encoded protein is MSRRDIPLTILFATFLIVTNMGVGLVVQARPGGGGRPSGGSVNRGSVGSSGRSANVRQSGNFSGNLQNSGNFGSRPTTRPSNPSTATRPSNPGTINRPSNPGTANRPSNPGTINRPGTQPGGDINRTPGNITNVGNRTPGNINSGSVTNRGGNTVNNISGNEVNIDRTTNINRNTAVNTGGAWRGGGWYGGGYYVPPGWGWGAAAFAGGLAIGAAINSAPPYYTNIYVGGNPYIYSDGVYLTQQGSSYIVVAPPVGAVVSYLPEGCQAFTQDGSQYFDCSGVIYQPYYDSGALAYMVVGGGS
- the pyrE gene encoding orotate phosphoribosyltransferase yields the protein MTSELRSELLQLLRTQAYREGDFTLSSGQKSSYYINCKPVTLSARGALLVGRLLLAELPPSTQAVAGLTLGADPIVTAVSVVSAYEYPPAAQLPALIIRKETKSHGTRAYIEGPVLPAGTEIAVLEDVVTTGGSALKAVERLREAGYGVKLVLGIVDRDCGGQELFANHGLDFKALFTIGEFQTR
- the sufC gene encoding Fe-S cluster assembly ATPase SufC, encoding MICPDSPVILSVRELTADVEDTPILKGLNLEIRAGEVHAIMGPNGSGKSTFSKILAGHPDYTVTGGEVIYQGQNLLELPPEARARAGVFLAFQYPLEIPGVSNLDFLRVAYNAKRKHQGLEELDIFDFDDLVRQRLEVVKLDPSFLNRGVNEGFSGGEKKRNEILQMALLEPTLAILDETDSGLDIDALRIVANGVNHLATAENGILLITHYQRLLDYIVPDYVHVMEAGRIILTGGKELALELEARGYDWVREEEAVVS